Sequence from the Candidatus Poribacteria bacterium genome:
TCTTCTCGGACAGTAGTCAGGTTTCGGGTAGCGTTTCCGTCGCCGTTATCATCAAGATGCGGGTGTTCAGATTGGACGTTGCCGTCTGTCTCATAGAATGCTTTCGTCCGTGTTTGTAGGGATAGAAACGCCTCTAAGAGCGAGATGTCGCCGTCTCTGTTGGTATCGTTCGCTGCGGAGAAGAAGGCATCAACGAAGACATCACCGAATCCTGCTTGTAGCGAGTAGCCCTCATTTGGTGAACTTGAGGTGAGAATAATTCGTCCCGATTTGCTGAGTTGACGAACAAGTTTACCGCTGTAAGGGAAACCGAAGATTAAAATCTGACGTTCAGCAGGGATGCTGTTAATGAGCGTCACGTATTCTGCTTCAGTAATATCCCGTCCGCGCAGATTAAACTTCAGGTCTCCTCTACCGGTACGAGACGCGTGTCCAAGCATGAAGAGCAGAAATTGATCTGAAGGTTGGACTGTTTCAGAGAGTTCGGCGAACGCTGCTAAAACCTGCTCGCGTCTTGATTCAGTATCAACGATCCTTGGTTCTCCGGGCGCGTCCATATCCTCAAAGAGAAAAGTGATTTGTTCAGGTGTATAGCCATAATCGTCGGTGAGCAGTTGATGGAACCGAGAAGTAGCGTTCCAGAATGCGTCGTAAAAGGATTTCTCACCGGCAGCACCGCCGATAATCAACACATGATCTGCTGCAAACGCTGTTGTGGAAATCAGAACAACCGTGAGAATTACAATAAGTGTTTGGTGCGTTTTCTTCTTCATCAGTATGTCCTCTCTAAGGTAGCTGCATCTCGGGATCGGATATAAAATCACCACTTTTCCCGCCTGTCTTTTTGACGAGCCTGACATCGGCGATGACCATCTCCCTATCTACCGCTTTACACATATCGTAGACAGTGAGTGCTGCGACTGACACAGCGGTAAGTGCTTCCATCTCTACGCCTGTGCGGCCAATCGTCTGAATTTCTGCCTCGATTTCTATTCGGGGTCTATCATCTGCGATTGCGAGTTCGACGCGGATTGAAGTCAGGGCGAGTGGATGACATAGTGGGATTAACTCGCCGGTACGCTTCGCCGCCATGATACCCGCAAGGCGTGCCACCTCTAAGACATCGCCCTTTTTCATTTTTTGTTCAGCAATGCGTCGGAGTGTTTCAGGACGGGCAGTGATATGCCCGCGGGCGATGGCGATGCGCAATGTTTCTTCCTTGCCACCGACATCCACCATCCGTGTATTGCCTTTTTCGTCGAAATGTGTTAGCTGTTCTTTCATTTTTTCTCTGAACGGCATGGCGGAGCATGCCTACTACTATTAAACCCGATTTTCTGCCATGATTTGTTCGTATTTTCCACGGAACCTTTCAAGGTATTTCCCTTCGCCGTGATAGGCGGCGACATCTTCGGGATGTGGTTGAATCGGTTCGCCGCGTTTTAGGACGGAGGCACTGAATGCTTCGATGTCGAAAGATTCGTTTGCTGCATCGTGGAGTGCCTTGACCCCTGCGACCGCTGCACCGAGTGCTGCGCCACCCTTTTCTACCGGCAGCGTTGGTCTGTTCCAAATACCGGCGACGCGGCGCATGATCTCAGGGCTATCGGTCGCGCCGCCCGTTACAAACAGCGGGGCTTGCGTCTGCTTCGTGAAGACAGCAGAGTAGATATAAACAGCGGCGAGGCTCGTCTCAATGATGCCGGTATAATCTTCTGATAGTGTCGGTTGCCCTGCAGTACGGATCAAATCAAATGCACCGGAGACGGGGAAGGATTCAGTCTTGGGTTGCCAGAACGTCATAAACTGCCCAGGCGCGACTTCCTGCAATGCCGTCTCTGCGGGGGCATATTCTTCTTTTGCTAAACTGTAATTGTTTCTCACCGTATCCCAGACCATAGCACCGTTTGTACGGCACCCAAACATGAAGGGGCGGTTGATGCCGTCATACATAGCGTTGGCGAATCCCTCTGGGTCGAGTGTGTCTCCATCGGTTGATACCATGTTGACGAAGCTGGTGCCGAGACTGAGCAGATCACCGGCGACGGGTACTTTCGCCTGCGGGTTGTCCCCGGAGCCTGCTATAACGGTGCAGCGTCCATCAAAGCCGTATTTCTCTACGTAGTATGCGGCGAGGTTTCCGACGATGGAATCTGGACGCGTAAGCGCGGGCAATTTCGACTGGAGTGCTTCCACGCCGCCGGTTAATCCGCCTGCTGTTGCTGCCAACAACGCCGAATCCCATGTCTTTGAGCGATAGTTCATGAGCGACATGCCGCACCCGTTTCCGTAATCAATAGGGACGTTTGCGTTACCGGTTAGCACTGCTGGAATGAAGCTGCTAATCAACTGGACTTTTGCTGTTGCGGCGTAGTGTTCTGGAAACTGTTCCCCGACGCGCCGGACGACAGTCCCCGTGAACCGCAACGGCGCATCGGACCCTGAAAGGTTAATCATCTCCGCTTTCCCGCCGACGGTTTCTCGTACATGGTTTGTCTGTGCGAAGGTATTTGCAGTCATCCATATCGGTGCAGTCGGATATGAGAACGCGCCCTTGAGTAGGGTTTGCAAGTCGTGTCCATCTTTGTCACGTACGGACGAGGTAACCTCGCCCCTACTATCGAGTTGTGCCAAAAGTGCGTCCGCATCACGGTTCAGATAGACGTGTCCGTGCTGTTGTCCCGATGTGTTGATAGCGACGATATTCCCTAAGGCGACACCCGCCTCACGCATATCAGCAAACATCGCATCGAGCGAGGCGAGGTACATCAACGGCGGTTGTTCGGCTTCACCATCTTCTCTCGGCGGTAAGATATAGTCCTCTCCGATACCGAATTGGTTGAGTCGTGCATCGGCACGGTAATCGAGCGAGTGCTCAAAGCATTTCTCC
This genomic interval carries:
- the moaC gene encoding cyclic pyranopterin monophosphate synthase MoaC; amino-acid sequence: MKEQLTHFDEKGNTRMVDVGGKEETLRIAIARGHITARPETLRRIAEQKMKKGDVLEVARLAGIMAAKRTGELIPLCHPLALTSIRVELAIADDRPRIEIEAEIQTIGRTGVEMEALTAVSVAALTVYDMCKAVDREMVIADVRLVKKTGGKSGDFISDPEMQLP
- a CDS encoding FGGY family carbohydrate kinase, which produces MPLNRKHSRLALGLDSSTQSLSAVVIDIDTAEKCFEHSLDYRADARLNQFGIGEDYILPPREDGEAEQPPLMYLASLDAMFADMREAGVALGNIVAINTSGQQHGHVYLNRDADALLAQLDSRGEVTSSVRDKDGHDLQTLLKGAFSYPTAPIWMTANTFAQTNHVRETVGGKAEMINLSGSDAPLRFTGTVVRRVGEQFPEHYAATAKVQLISSFIPAVLTGNANVPIDYGNGCGMSLMNYRSKTWDSALLAATAGGLTGGVEALQSKLPALTRPDSIVGNLAAYYVEKYGFDGRCTVIAGSGDNPQAKVPVAGDLLSLGTSFVNMVSTDGDTLDPEGFANAMYDGINRPFMFGCRTNGAMVWDTVRNNYSLAKEEYAPAETALQEVAPGQFMTFWQPKTESFPVSGAFDLIRTAGQPTLSEDYTGIIETSLAAVYIYSAVFTKQTQAPLFVTGGATDSPEIMRRVAGIWNRPTLPVEKGGAALGAAVAGVKALHDAANESFDIEAFSASVLKRGEPIQPHPEDVAAYHGEGKYLERFRGKYEQIMAENRV